In the Kitasatospora terrestris genome, one interval contains:
- a CDS encoding L-serine ammonia-lyase: MAISVFDLFSIGIGPSSSHTVGPMRAARMFARRLKSEGLIADVATLRAELFGSLGATGHGHGTPKAVLLGLENNSPRTVDVDRADLDVERIRAEKRINLLGTHEIPFDPDTQLVLHRRKALPYHANGMTLWAFAADGSTLLEKTYYSVGGGFVVDEDAIGADRVVPDDTQLRYPFRTGEELLRLTRETGLSISGLMLENEKAWRSEAEIRSGLLQIWAVMQECVAAGMAREGILPGGLKVRRRAAAAARALRAEGIGPANAMEWVTLYAMAVNEENASGRRVVTAPTNGAAGIIPAVLHYYLNFIPGADEDGIVRFLLAAGAIGMLFKENASISGAEVGCQGEVGSACSMAAGGLAEVLGGSPEQVENAAEIGIEHNLGLTCDPVGGLVQIPCIERNGMASVKAVTAARMALRGDGRHHVSLDKAIKTMKETGADMKIKYKETSRGGLAVNVIEC, translated from the coding sequence GTGGCCATCAGCGTCTTCGACCTCTTCTCCATCGGCATCGGCCCCTCGTCGTCGCACACCGTCGGCCCGATGCGCGCGGCCCGGATGTTCGCCCGCCGCCTCAAGTCCGAAGGCCTGATCGCCGACGTCGCCACGCTGCGCGCCGAGCTGTTCGGCTCGCTCGGCGCCACCGGCCACGGCCACGGCACCCCCAAGGCCGTCCTGCTCGGCCTGGAGAACAACTCCCCCCGCACCGTGGACGTCGACCGGGCCGACCTCGACGTCGAGCGGATCCGCGCCGAGAAGCGGATCAACCTGCTCGGCACCCACGAGATCCCGTTCGACCCCGACACCCAGCTGGTCCTGCACCGCCGCAAGGCCCTGCCCTACCACGCCAACGGCATGACCCTCTGGGCCTTCGCCGCCGACGGCTCCACCCTGCTGGAGAAGACCTACTACTCGGTCGGCGGCGGCTTCGTCGTCGACGAGGACGCCATCGGCGCCGACCGCGTCGTCCCCGACGACACCCAGCTGCGCTACCCCTTCCGCACCGGCGAGGAACTGCTCCGGCTCACCCGCGAGACCGGCCTGTCCATCTCCGGGCTGATGCTGGAGAACGAGAAGGCCTGGCGCAGCGAGGCCGAGATCCGCTCCGGCCTGCTGCAGATCTGGGCCGTGATGCAGGAGTGCGTCGCCGCCGGCATGGCCCGCGAGGGCATCCTGCCCGGCGGGCTCAAGGTCCGCCGCCGCGCAGCCGCCGCGGCCCGCGCGCTGCGCGCCGAGGGCATCGGCCCGGCCAACGCGATGGAGTGGGTCACCCTCTACGCGATGGCCGTGAACGAGGAGAACGCCTCCGGCCGCCGCGTGGTCACCGCCCCCACCAACGGCGCCGCCGGCATCATCCCGGCCGTCCTGCACTACTACCTGAACTTCATCCCGGGTGCGGACGAGGACGGCATCGTCCGCTTCCTGCTCGCCGCCGGCGCGATCGGCATGCTCTTCAAGGAGAACGCCTCCATCTCCGGCGCCGAGGTCGGCTGCCAGGGCGAGGTCGGCTCCGCCTGCTCGATGGCCGCCGGCGGCCTCGCCGAGGTCCTCGGCGGCAGCCCCGAGCAGGTCGAGAACGCCGCCGAGATCGGCATCGAGCACAACCTCGGCCTCACCTGCGACCCGGTCGGCGGCCTCGTCCAGATCCCCTGCATCGAGCGCAACGGCATGGCCTCCGTCAAGGCCGTCACCGCCGCCCGGATGGCGCTGCGCGGCGACGGCCGGCACCACGTCTCCCTCGACAAGGCGATCAAGACCATGAAGGAGACCGGCGCCGACATGAAGATCAAGTACAAGGAGACCTCCCGCGGCGGCCTCGCCGTCAACGTCATCGAGTGCTGA
- the glyA gene encoding serine hydroxymethyltransferase: MTVLNQSLHALDPEIAAAVDAELHRQQTTLEMIASENFAPVAVMEAQGSVLTNKYAEGYPGRRYYGGCEHVDVVEQIAIDRIKELFGAEHANVQPHSGAQANAAAMFALIQPGDTILGLNLAHGGHLTHGMKINFSGKLYNVAAYHVDEKTGQVDMAEVERLAKEHQPKLIIAGWSAYPRQLDFAEFRRIADEVGALLMVDMAHFAGLVAAGLHPSPVPYADVVTTTTHKTLGGPRGGVILCKEQWAKKINSAVFPGQQGGPLEHVIAGKAVAFKVAASEEFKERQQRTLEGAKLLAERLLQDDVAAAGASVLSGGTDVHLVLVDLRNSELNGQDAEDRLHEVGITVNRNAVPNDPRPPMVTSGLRIGTPALATRGFGAEDFREVADIIAETLLPGFDEAKATALKARVTALAAKHPLYPEL; the protein is encoded by the coding sequence ATGACGGTTCTCAACCAGTCCCTGCACGCGCTCGACCCGGAGATCGCCGCCGCGGTCGACGCCGAGCTGCACCGCCAGCAGACCACCCTCGAAATGATCGCCTCCGAGAACTTCGCCCCGGTGGCGGTCATGGAGGCCCAGGGCTCGGTCCTGACCAACAAGTACGCCGAGGGCTACCCCGGCCGCCGCTACTACGGCGGCTGCGAGCACGTCGACGTGGTCGAGCAGATCGCGATCGACCGCATCAAGGAGCTGTTCGGCGCCGAGCACGCCAACGTCCAGCCGCACTCCGGCGCGCAGGCCAACGCCGCCGCCATGTTCGCGCTGATCCAGCCGGGCGACACCATCCTGGGCCTCAACCTGGCCCACGGCGGTCACCTGACCCACGGCATGAAGATCAACTTCTCCGGCAAGCTCTACAACGTGGCCGCGTACCACGTCGACGAGAAGACCGGCCAGGTCGACATGGCCGAGGTCGAGCGCCTCGCCAAGGAGCACCAGCCCAAGCTGATCATCGCCGGCTGGTCCGCCTACCCGCGCCAGCTGGACTTCGCCGAGTTCCGCCGCATCGCGGACGAGGTCGGCGCGCTCCTCATGGTCGACATGGCGCACTTCGCCGGCCTGGTCGCCGCCGGTCTGCACCCCTCCCCGGTGCCGTACGCCGACGTGGTCACCACCACCACGCACAAGACCCTGGGCGGCCCGCGCGGCGGCGTCATCCTGTGCAAGGAGCAGTGGGCCAAGAAGATCAACTCCGCGGTCTTCCCCGGCCAGCAGGGCGGCCCGCTCGAGCACGTGATCGCCGGCAAGGCCGTGGCCTTCAAGGTCGCCGCCTCGGAGGAGTTCAAGGAGCGCCAGCAGCGCACCCTGGAGGGCGCCAAGCTGCTCGCCGAGCGCCTCCTGCAGGACGACGTCGCCGCCGCCGGCGCCAGCGTCCTGTCCGGCGGCACCGACGTGCACCTGGTCCTGGTCGACCTGCGCAACAGCGAGCTCAACGGCCAGGACGCCGAGGACCGCCTGCACGAGGTCGGCATCACGGTCAACCGCAACGCCGTCCCGAACGACCCGCGCCCGCCGATGGTCACCTCCGGCCTGCGCATCGGCACCCCGGCCCTGGCCACCCGCGGCTTCGGCGCCGAGGACTTCCGCGAGGTCGCCGACATCATCGCCGAGACCCTCCTCCCGGGCTTCGACGAGGCCAAGGCCACCGCGCTCAAGGCCCGGGTCACCGCCCTCGCCGCGAAGCACCCGCTCTACCCCGAGCTGTAA
- the gcvH gene encoding glycine cleavage system protein GcvH — MSNPTHLQYTEEHEWLTTAEVGAVATVGITAHAADALGDIVYVQLPEVGDTVTAGETCGELESTKSVSDLFSPATGEVTEVNQAVIDDPALVNAEAFEGAWLFKVRVEATDKLLSAEEYTAFIGG, encoded by the coding sequence ATGAGCAACCCCACGCACCTGCAGTACACCGAGGAGCACGAGTGGCTGACCACCGCTGAGGTGGGCGCCGTCGCGACCGTCGGCATCACCGCCCACGCCGCCGACGCCCTCGGCGACATCGTGTACGTCCAGCTCCCGGAGGTCGGCGACACCGTCACCGCGGGTGAGACCTGTGGCGAGCTCGAGTCCACCAAGTCGGTCAGCGACCTGTTCTCCCCCGCCACCGGCGAGGTCACCGAGGTCAACCAGGCCGTCATCGACGACCCGGCGCTGGTGAACGCGGAGGCCTTCGAGGGCGCCTGGCTGTTCAAGGTCCGCGTCGAGGCCACCGACAAGCTGCTCAGCGCCGAGGAGTACACCGCCTTCATCGGCGGCTGA